Proteins encoded by one window of Microcebus murinus isolate Inina chromosome 2, M.murinus_Inina_mat1.0, whole genome shotgun sequence:
- the ADAM30 gene encoding disintegrin and metalloproteinase domain-containing protein 30 has protein sequence MRWVWASLPQGRSLLVLVLAVFVVDSLDEDTIFHPEWGFDSYEITIPKKLGLWRSQQNVDSPVSYLLEVEGKKRVLHLRPKRFLLPRHLRVFSFTEQGELLEDHPYIPNDCNYMGSVEGSKDSEVTISTCMGGLRGVLNIDAKHYQIEPLKASSSFEHVVYLLKKEQLSNHSCGLSNSELEGRMGRIKSLTSLRDYHGSYTHPKYLELVLLFDQHRYRFVNNNLSQVINDAILLTGIMDTYFQDVHVRIHLKALEVWTDYNRIYLGYPNLAEVLGRFILYRNSVLNGRLPADWAHLYIHRKYTDALAWSFGRVCSQDHAGSASSLLDANILGPATWSTHELGHAVGMLHDEEYCQCKGRLNCIMGTGRTGFSNCSYIYFFAHINSGANCLNNIPGMGFVVKRCGNKLLEEDEECDCGSTEDCKENKCCHSNCTLRQGAKCSIGLCCHDCHFRPSGYICRQEKNECDLAEYCDGNSSFCPSDFFKQDGTPCKYEGRCFNKGCRSRFMQCQSIFGPDAREAPHQCYEAVNIMGDQYGNCEITGVRTYKGCDKQNAICGRLQCINVKTLPNLPEHTTIISSHLRAEKLVCWGTGYHLAMRPLGIPDVGVIYDGTSCGDNQICFNKNCINSSVLNFDCLPEKCNARGVCNNKRNCHCMYGWAPPFCEEEGYGGSIDSGPPGPLKVEVSSSIAIVFIMIFRLLLLVISVIFVYFRETIENFLKPKEQATSPEKAENKEPTANPGDKTAQANAGKTLKKEPGNPKAQ, from the coding sequence ATGAGGTGGGTGTGGGCTTCACTGCCCCAAGGCCGCTCGCTCCTCGTGCTGGTTCTGGCGGTGTTCGTTGTTGACTCTCTTGATGAAGATACAATTTTTCACCCGGAATGGGGGTTTGACTCCTACGAAATCACCATCCCCAAGAAGCTCGGCCTCTGGAGAAGTCAGCAGAATGTGGACAGTCCGGTGTCATACCTCCTGGAGGTGGAAGGCAAGAAGCGTGTCCTCCACTTGCGGCCCAAGAGGTTTCTGTTGCCCCGTCATCTGCGCGTTTTCTCCTTCACAGAACAGGGGGAACTGCTGGAGGATCACCCTTATATCCCCAACGACTGCAACTACATGGGCTCTGTGGAAGGGTCTAAGGACTCTGAAGTGACTATAAGTACATGCATGGGGGGTCTCCGAGGTGTACTGAACATTGATGCCAAACATTACCAAATCGAGCCCCTTAAGGCCTCTTCCAGTTTTGAGCATGTGGTCTATCTCCTGAAGAAAGAACAGCTTAGCAATCACAGCTGTGGCTTAAGTAACAGTGAACTAGAAGGGCGAATGGGGCGGATTAAGTCCCTGACTAGTCTAAGGGACTATCATGGATCCTATACACACCCAAAGTATTTGGAATTGGTCCTGCTCTTTGATCAACATAGATACAGGTTTGTGAACAACAATCTTTCTCAGGTCATAAATGATGCCATTCTTTTGACTGGAATTATGGACACTTACTTTCAAGATGTCCATGTGAGGATACATCTAAAAGCTCTTGAAGTATGGACAGATTATAACAGAATATATCTTGGCTATCCCAACTTAGCTGAAGTTTTAGGCAGATTTATACTATATAGAAATAGTGTACTAAATGGCCGGCTTCCAGCAGATTGGGCACATTTATATATTCACAGAAAATACACTGATGCCCTTGCATGGTCATTTGGAAGAGTGTGCTCTCAAGATCATGCTGGATCAGCAAGCTCTTTACTAGATGCAAATATCCTTGGCCCTGCCACCTGGTCTACGCATGAACTAGGCCATGCTGTGGGAATGCTACATGATGAAGAGTACTGCCAGTGTAAGGGTAGGCTCAATTGCATCATGGGCACAGGACGCACTGGGTTTAGTAATTGtagttatatctatttttttgcACACATAAATTCAGGAGCAAACTGTCTAAATAATATCCCAGGAATGGGTTTTGTGGTtaagagatgtggaaacaaacttCTGGAAGAAGATGAGGAATGTGATTGTGGTTCCACAGAGGACtgtaaagaaaacaagtgttgcCATTCAAATTGTACATTGAGACAGGGTGCCAAGTGCAGCATTGGACTTTGCTGTCATGACTGTCACTTTCGTCCATCTGGATACATATGCcgacaggaaaaaaatgaatgtgaccTTGCAGAGTACTGCGATGGTAATTCAAGTTTCTGCCCAAGTGACTTTTTTAAGCAAGATGGAACCCCATGCAAGTATGAAGGCCGTTGTTTCAATAAGGGGTGCCGATCCAGATTTATGCAGTGCCAAAGCATTTTTGGACCTGACGCCAGGGAGGCTCCTCATCAGTGCTATGAGGCAGTTAATATAATGGGTGATCAATATGGTAACTGTGAGATCACAGGAGTTCGAACCTATAAAGGGTGTGACAAGCAAAATGCAATATGTGGCAGGCTACAGTGCATAAATGTCAAAACCCTTCCTAATTTGCCAGAGCATACTACTATAATTTCTTCTCATTTGCGGGCAGAAAAGCTCGTGTGCTGGGGCACAGGCTATCATCTAGCCATGAGACCCCTGGGAATACCTGACGTAGGTGTGATATATGATGGCACATCCTGTGGTGACAACCAGATATGTTTTAACAAAAATTGCATCAATAGCTCAGTCTTGAACTTCGACTGTTTGCCTGAGAAGTGCAATGCCCGAGGTGTTTGCAACAATAAAAGAAACTGCCACTGCATGTATGGCTGGGCCCCTCCATTCTGTGAGGAGGAGGGGTATGGGGGAAGTATTGACAGCGGGCCTCCTGGACCGCTAAAAGTAGAGGTGTCCTCGTCAATTGCGATTGTGTTCATCATGATATTTCGCCTTCTTTTATTAGTCATCTCagtgatttttgtgtattttcgGGAAACgatagaaaactttttaaaacccaAAGAGCAAGCAACATCACcagaaaaagctgaaaataaagaGCCTACAGCAAATCCTGGAGATAAAACGGCCCAAGCAAATGCTGGCAAGACACTAAAAAAGGAACCAGGCAATCCAAAGGCTCAGTAA